ACTAACAGGAGGCAAAGAGGCGCACGCAGACAGGCAGCCTCGGAACTCTTCGGTTCGATCCTGATCGAGCAGACCTACGGCATCGGCCCGGCACCGGGTGCAATGACGCATCTGAGGCAAAAACTGTTCAGCGCTCTTGCGCACCACTTCCATCCTCTCAGCGCTCGGTTGATCAATGGAGCCGAACACGGTATCGACATTCGGAAACAAGGCCATACAGTTAAAGAGGTCTGCTCCGAGATCGCGCATTGCTACCGCCACCTCATCGATATGGTCGTCATTAATGCCGGGGATAAGGATAGTGTTGATCTTGACGGTAATGCCATGTTTTTTTAAGCTCTCAACCGCGGCCAACTGCCGGGCCAACAGTAATTCGGCTCCCCGGCGACCATGATGCACGATCTTGCCATCCTGGACCCAACTATAAATTCTTGCCCCAATCTCCGGATCAACGGCGTTAATGGTAATGGTCACGTGAGAGACATTCATCTCCGCCAGTTCGGGAATATACGGTCCGATATTCATCCCGTTTGAGGCTAGACAAAGAATGATCTCAGGAAACTCATCGCGCAGCATCCGCATGGTCTCCATGGTCTCCTGAGCATTGGCAAAGGGATCACCGGGTCCAGCAATGCCGGCCACGGTGATTCTCGGCTCTTTAGCCAAAACCCGAACCATATACTCACCCGCCTGCTCCGGAGTAAGCACCGTGGATGTCACCCCCGGCCGCGACTCGTTGACGCAGTCATACTTGCGATTACAGTAGTTGCATTTGATATTGCATTTCGGGGCCACAGGCAAGTGCACCCGACCGAACAGACCTTTAGCCCCGGGGTTGAAACAGGGATGCTTACTCAAGTCGAGCTGTGTCATGGTTTTCTCCTTTTTTTGGTAAATTATTGATGGAGCCAGCGCCAGATTGAGTCAGACCATCAGGCCTTTTCCCTT
This window of the Desulfobulbaceae bacterium genome carries:
- the nifB gene encoding nitrogenase cofactor biosynthesis protein NifB — protein: MTQLDLSKHPCFNPGAKGLFGRVHLPVAPKCNIKCNYCNRKYDCVNESRPGVTSTVLTPEQAGEYMVRVLAKEPRITVAGIAGPGDPFANAQETMETMRMLRDEFPEIILCLASNGMNIGPYIPELAEMNVSHVTITINAVDPEIGARIYSWVQDGKIVHHGRRGAELLLARQLAAVESLKKHGITVKINTILIPGINDDHIDEVAVAMRDLGADLFNCMALFPNVDTVFGSIDQPSAERMEVVRKSAEQFLPQMRHCTRCRADAVGLLDQDRTEEFRGCLSACASLPPVSKPRPYVAVATQEGVLVNQHLGEALNFEIWESHQGGYRLVEKRAAPEIGGGLRRWLRLARIIGDCRAVLASGIGETPKETLEKTGVKTIIMNGFIETGLAAVYEGNDLSVFKSRSLSCGNKSCAGTGSGCL